The Macrobrachium nipponense isolate FS-2020 chromosome 16, ASM1510439v2, whole genome shotgun sequence DNA window ATTAATAACTGCATAGCCCTATGCAATAATCCCTACTCAACGCTGGAAGATGTGAAAATATAAGATTCCACTCCTGTAGCATAAGACTCCATTACATCAgtcgttgatttttatttttatacctgttGATGAAGGTCAGGGTATTGTGATTCGTCAAGACAATAATAGGTGTGCCTGTGGAGGAAAGATAAACTTGAAAATGGTTAATAGCCAATATTAGCGGAAGTATCTCTTCCTCCACTGTGGAATACCGAAGTTGGGCAGGGACAACTTTTTGGAAAAGAATGTGATAGGCTGAGAAACTCCTTGTTAGTCATTCTGTAACAACACCACACCTACACCAACATCACTTGTGCTTGTcgcaagagaaaaaggaaggtcaTAATCTGGAGCCCTCAAGACATGGAAATTAAGAAACACCCTATTCATATTATCAAATGCCCTTTGGGTTTCATTTGTCCAGACAAAAGCTACCCTCTTTCTTAGGAGATTAGTCAAAGAATCAGTaatgtcagaaaaattcctaacaaaccttcggtagtAACCCACTAAACCAAGGAATTTCCCAACATCCCTCCTGCACTTAGGAATCAAAATTTTGTCAATGCAAATCAACATTTGCTTGCTTAGGAGCAACTTTACCTCACCAACTTCATGACCTATATATACAGCCTTCGCTACAACCTCATTTTTGAATCCCGCTATAACCCCCATTTTTGAAAGGATTCAACGTGtaaggagactgttccacaggaTGGCATTACCTACGTCCACATCATGTTCCAGGACAGACGTCCATCCCAGTACAtccgaaaataattccttataattaaaCACCAATTTCTTTAAAGACCTCTGCTCTCCACTACTTGAATGAGAAACCATATTAGAAAAATTTTCAAAGAACCCTTATTATCTGAAAGCCATTCACTTCCATAACAATTATCATCAGTATTTTCACCATCTGAATGAGAAAAAGGTTATCGATCAGAAACTACAGCATCCCCAGTGGTTGTACCGGAATAAATTTCTCCCATTCCCTGTATGCCTTCAACATGTTTCTGTGACAAAGCTGAAAAGTTCCCCTTCTCTCAggagtctctactaaataattaacgtcactaatttttttcaaaatttttcaagGACCTGAAATGGATTTCCTTGACTGGGTAACAAAACCAAAACTATATCACCTACTGCAAAGTCACATGCTTTAGACCTCCTGTCAAAAATTACTTCATTCTTGTTTGGCTACAAAATAAATTTTCACCTGCAAATTTCCACTCTTTGGTCAACTTCTTCCCTAAATTAGACACATAACCTAATAAATTAATCTCAGGGACGTCTCCCTCCTAAGACTCGAACAACATCGAGAGGCCATTGAACACAATGACCAAATACCAGGCTGAAAGGTGAAAAACCCAAAGACTGACTTGGGACAGAACGAAAAGCGAACAATAaataaggtaattccttatcccatTCAGAACCATCAATCAAACAATACTTCTTTATCATAGATTTCagggtttgatgaaatctctccagagcTCCCTGACTTTCCAGATGATGTGGAGAAGAGGTTACATGTTTAATAATTAACTCTGCCAATAAAAACATGGCTCCCAGTGACAGcacacacctgagaagatcagCGCAGGCGCGGCTCGAGCTTTTTCGACACTCGCActgcctggccgccagccaatgaaaacctggACACCCTTCACTGGGTCCTGTGGGAGCACCTGTGAGCACTCGCATGACCACTATTTAAGGAGAAGgattctatgagcaagagcccgtgctggcataaggccagcttaatctccagcAACAACCAACAAGATTCAGTCCTACAGCAACCATCACTGTgataatgccctggcagatctgagCAAAacgtcgcgagagagagagagatagaacaaattgtaatagaagtagtaataaagaATATTCAGAATGACTCTACCAGATTTCGCATGTTGCTTGCCAGTTTGAGCAACACcgataaaaggaaaatagagaagtctctatataaaattaatggagctCAAGCAGCAATCCCTTTCAAcaagacatgtttgagagagggtctactcccaaaatatacaaaaatctcacctatatgcaaataaatagtaataaaatctcacccatatgaaaaacgagaccatgaaCCACACAGCAAGCAAATGTCCAGCTCCACTGGAacctgtacaagaaacaccagctaccttgcagtaataagtgatatgaACATCAACTTGAAAAAGTGTTAGAAAACgagcaggcaaagatcctctaggactctGGAGCCAGAGTAGATaggtttatacatgccaatagaccagatgtgacgttgatggacaaaaacaagaagaaagtgCCACGCATTGATGTTGGaataccgtgggacaccagagtagacgagaaagaaagagaaaaaatcggtaagtatcaagacctaaaaataataataaggatatgggatatggcagtggaaattgtacccataatcatatgaacactgggcacgatcctaAGAGCCCTGCAAAGGGActaggaaaaactagatgccgaagtagctccaggattcatgcagaagagtgctaTTAGAAACAAcccacatagtgagaaaagtgatggactcctaaggaggcaggatgcaaccaggaaccccacactataaaaaccacccagtcaaataaaaagactgtgatagaccccaaaATAATTAGCTTAGATTTAGACTCGAAGTCTGATCAAGTGCTGCATTTTTTATTTGCCCTCAATGGCACAAGCATAGGACAAAATTAGTCTTGCGTCAGTCTTGGATACcttacgaagattttttttttttttattatggacaCACCAGCGAGGCATAcgcaaaatttcatttcccacagATCTGTTTATGTGCCCCAAATCAgctattaaataaataagaacaatgCCAGTAAATAGCCTTTGGCTTGTTCTTCAGAACTTCAACACGTTTTACCTACAATACAGATGCATCAGGTGCTTTTATTGCCTCGACtgacaagagaaataaaaagcCACCGAATGTGTTGCATTACATGTTGATTTATCGACTTCCGGTTTCATATGAAAGAATGCCAGTGAAAAAAGGTGGCCACAGTAATGAATAGATGTGATGTCGATCACCCTCATTGACTATCACATATCACAGCTAAGTAAATCGTAGGTGCTGCAAGGAATGAAACTCGAAATGGTTTTTATGGTGCTTTctactttatttcataatgcccTATTGTGTATGTATTAGTCTTCTCTTTATTGACACTACATGAGATATTGATAAtggcagtatatattatatatatatatatatatctatagataatatatatatatatatatatatatatatatatatatatatgaaaggtctTTACAAAACAGTCTATTTATTCTTGTATAGTGAACATACTCATGAAAGTTTTGGTGTGATCCAAAGAATGTCTAATATCTGACTATGTGCCTGAAACGAAATTACCTCCTTAGTTATTATAAAGCCACAGATCAGAGGATGAGAGTATGATTCACGCACAGTTTCGAGACTGAAAATATCTCGAAGCTGTTTGCTGATTGTTCTCTAACCCTTAAACTTATGGTTTTACAGAATTCATTAGAGTTTGATGCTCGCCTTGTTTCGTGCGGCCCTTCTAAGTTATTCTTCATCTGCTTCAGTTTGTCTCACACGTCGCAGAATAATGGGAACGATATTATACACACCATTATCTTTCAACTTCAGGTTAGCTTGGGTATGGATTTCATAGTTGGCAACACTCTTATTATCAACATCATATGCAGTTTGTTTATTTTGCGAGTTTTGCTGCTGACGGTACTGAGTCAGTTGATCGCTCTCATAATTCTGCGGAATTCTGAGAGCGTCTCTGTTGTTAATTTGAGGTCGATTTTCATCCCTGTTACTATATTGACGTCGATTTTGGTCCCTGTTGTTGTAGTGCTGCTGTTGAGCAAGTTTTTCAGCTCTGTATTCTTGGCCCTGAAGAGTCTGTCTGCTGATTAGCAGAGCTGATTGTTGGTTGTTTTGATTTCTTTTTGTTGTGCCATGATAATTCCTTGGTGTTTCATCATGATTTATTTGCAATTGTTTGTCATTGGTGTAGTACTGTTGCTGCTGTTCAGCACTTGAACTATCCTGTGTATGGACTAATGATGCCTGATGCCCTTGGCGGGAGTACGGTAACTTCTTACTGTCGCCATATTGGTGCTTTGAACGACTGGTTTGACTGTTTGAGGGGTCTTGCTGATTTCTATAATTTATCTGTTGATTTATAACTTGGCTTTGCTTCTGTGGCTGATTGTTTCGTACACTCTGATTGATGTAGTTTTGTCGTCTTTCAGTTGAACTTCCTGAATTTTTTAGCTGCAATCCTTGTTGTTGGCCAAGGTATTCACGTTGGTTTCTGGACTGTTGTTGCTGCAACTCTAGCTGGCTAAACTGACCTTGTTGATTTATGCGCTGGGTTTGTCTTTGAGAGGCTCCAGAACTAAGGAGTTGCTTCTGAGAAGCAATCTGTTCTCGGAAATTATGCTGGTCTTGTCGTCCTTCGGAGGTATAAGCCAGCACAATCAAACTCTCAGTATCAATAGGTTCCTGAAATCCAACTTGCTTGTCGACAGTTGCTTGGAATCCATCATCGGGGTGAGCCATGT harbors:
- the LOC135195698 gene encoding TPR-containing protein DDB_G0280363-like produces the protein MKLVDLALILAVSAGSWGAETEGQLSTSIAGADTSFYLDSRGAISTLQGATPNDRLQETHEQLIKRFEEEVTQSQLSYDAERNPQPSLNAPYQWAYEVNAASTGDQKSQVELREEDGIVRGRYSVVDPDGSLRVVTYMAHPDDGFQATVDKQVGFQEPIDTESLIVLAYTSEGRQDQHNFREQIASQKQLLSSGASQRQTQRINQQGQFSQLELQQQQSRNQREYLGQQQGLQLKNSGSSTERRQNYINQSVRNNQPQKQSQVINQQINYRNQQDPSNSQTSRSKHQYGDSKKLPYSRQGHQASLVHTQDSSSAEQQQQYYTNDKQLQINHDETPRNYHGTTKRNQNNQQSALLISRQTLQGQEYRAEKLAQQQHYNNRDQNRRQYSNRDENRPQINNRDALRIPQNYESDQLTQYRQQQNSQNKQTAYDVDNKSVANYEIHTQANLKLKDNGVYNIVPIILRRVRQTEADEE